The genomic DNA TAACTATCTGCACCTATATCAATTAACATATTTTTTATATCCATCGGTTTTGCACGTTGCGCGTCACTTAATAAATGAGGAGGAATAGAACCAACAACCCCAATAACAGGACCATTCTTCGTCATAACTTGTACACGCTGTGCTAATAAAACTTGGCTCCACCAGCCGCCTAACGTTTGAAAACGAAGCATTCCATTTTTCGTAATTTGTGTAACCATGAAACCTACTTCATCCATATGACCTGCTACAAGAACACGCGGGCCAGTTTCGTCCCCTTTTTTCAGACCAAATACGCTACCTAAACCGTCTTGTACAATTTCATCCGCATATTTGCTTAATTCTTGTTTCATAAAACGGCGTACATCATGTTCAAAACCTGATGCCCCCTGTAATTCTGTTAACGTACGAAATAATTGTAATGTCTCTTTATTCACGAAGTCCCCTTCTTTCAAACCTTAGTAGAATACCTCTTTTATTGTAACGAAATTTTCGAAATGTTTCTAGTTTCTTCTTTTTTAACTGTATTTGCTTTATAATTATTATTGGTACACTATTTTTATTTTATAGAATTGAGGTGAATATATGAGTTGGAAAGGTTTAGTAGCAGGTCTTGGCGTTGGGTTCGCAGCTGGTTATCTCGTTGCAAACAAAGTACAAGAACAATCCCATATTTCTTCAGAAAAAGCATTGAAAATGGTGAAACAAGCATTAAGTCATAAAGGTGAAATTACTGGCTCTTGGGTACATATGGTTCCAGAGACATTTGAAAAATATGATGTCGCATATGAAGTTTATCGCGGCGGTCTTACAACAATGTTAGATGATATACAAGAACGATTTGAATTTTTAGTTGATGCTAAAACAGGTACTGTTTTAGAAGTTATAGCAGCATAAAAAGGAGGGTTCCCATTAGGTGAACCTCTTATTTTTTTGAAATTGTGGGTATTGATTAAAATTATATCAGCGATTTTCCGAATATATCGACTTACCGACAAAATCCGATAATAAAAAAGAAGCTGCTCCAACAAATATGATGGAACAATCTCCTCTTTTTAAGCTTCTATACTCGTTTTCCGTTCTATTTTTTCTACAATATGTCCTTCCTCATTCCACTTCACAGCACGATAATATGCGTCATGATAAAACGTAAACCACGCCTCTTTTTCAGCACCATACTTCATCCACTTTTGCTTATTTTCAATCGAAGTCATCGGATAATCATCGTATGCCATTACCCATAATACATTTTGATGCGCGTGTGTCGGCAATAGGTCTGCTAAATGTAGCATCGTTTCTCCTTGACTCTCCAAAGCGATAACTGCATGTCCATCGCTATGACCACCGGTATGCGTCATCTTGATTTCATCTGTAATTTCTATTTCTTGCTGGAACGTAACAACTTGATCTACAATTGGCTCCCAATTTTCCTTCCAATATGTATTACGTGATCTAATGTTTGGATTCCTCATTTCATTCCACTCTGTTTCACTTACGTAAACTTTCGCATTTGGAAATGCCGGTACAAGGTGATCATCTTCCCATTTTGTTAGACCAGATGCATGATCAAAATGAAGGTGTGTCATTAAAACATATTGAATATCTTCAGGCTTTAATCCCTGTTTTTCTAACGATTCATAAACCGATGATTCTTCTGTTACACCTTGATTTCGTTTCATCTTCTCATTCAACTTACCGTTTCCTATTCCTGAATCAATGAGCATATTTCCATCTTTCGTTTGTAATAGTAACGGATCTGTTCGTAAGTAAATATGATTTGTGTCATTATGTGTATATTTACGTGACCAAAGTACTTTCGGCACAACACCAAACATTGCCCCTCCATCTAAATGTGTATTCCCGCCTTTTAACCACGTTACTTTTATATCTCCAATTTGTAACTGTTCCATTACACATCCCCCTTTTAATTAATCTTAACATAAAATTCTGATTATTTTAGGCATAAAAAAACCTATGCATTACTGCATAGGCTCTGTACGATATTTTGCTTCAACTCGGTAAATACGATGACCCTTACTAGAGAATTTCTCTTCGTATTCAGTCATGATGTTACCTTCAAAGTCGCTGTTATGAAGATCTAAGCTTAAGTACGTTAGTAACATACCATACTCAGCCATACTCATAAGAGAATATTCAAATAAACCTTGGTTATCTGTTTTAAAATGAATTTCTCCCCCTTCTACTAACACTTCTTCATAATTACGTAAAAACGTTTTATACGTTAAACGACGCTTCGTATGACGCTTCTTTGGCCATGGATCTGAGAAGTTTAAATAAACGCGATCAATCTCACCTTTTGCAAAGAAAACTGTTAAATCTTCAGCATCTTTATTAATTAACTTTAAGTTCGGCACTTCTTCTTCAATTAATTTATCAAGTGCATCTACAACAACACTTGTGAATTTTTCAATTCCAATATAATTAATATGTGGATTCGCTTTTGCCATATCATACATAAAGCGGCCACGACCTGTACCTACTTCAATATGAATTGGTTGTTCATTTCCAAATACTTCTTTCCAGTTACCAGCGCGCTCCTCTGGGTTTCCGATTACGATATGTGAATACTCGTTAATTCGATCCATTGCATATGGTTTATGTCTTAAACGCATAGATGTCTCCCTCTCTTTACAAAACTATTTTAAAGGAATAATTCCTTCTTTCTTTTTTTAATCAATCTACCAAACAAAAAACCAAGTACGTACGAGCACTCGGTCCGTTTCTTTCAAGTATAAGATGTACCATTTTGATAAAAACTACATACAGCATTAAACATTCCATGACGAAACAGCTTTTTCTCTTACATTTGAAGAGAAAAACAATCGAAAGGATGATCCGTTCATGCCAATTAATCAACAACATCAATTAGAAGTGCTGAAAGATATTTTAGTCAACCACCAAAGTGATTGCTGCGGGACAGTTTCAGAATGCGAGCAATTAGAGCGCCTCATTCAATCGTTACTCGCAAACGATAATATAAGTAGTGACGCTAAAACAATGCTAAACGATGTATATTCTTATAGTCAATCGGGTAAATCTTCCTCTAATTTGGACAACCATATTTCCAATAATCAAGAACAACTTACTCAGTGGATTGCTGGAATGGACAATTTTTCTTAAGTATTATTCTGAAGCAAGTAGTTGCTGTAAATATTGATGCCAATATTCAGCTTCTGCTTGCTGTTTTTTTGTTGTATGCCATTGAATAGACAAAATCGTTTGTGCTATCACATACCATCTCATACGCCTAAGCAGCGATTCATCCATTTCAATATCATAAAAACCGAGCCACTCACTCCACTCCTGGCGCGGAATGTACCAATATAATAACATACCAAGGTCTAGAGCCGGGTCAGCAATTACAGCTCCATCCCAATCAATTAGAAACAACTCATCTTCATCCGACAATATCCAATTGTTATGGTTTACATCACAATGGCATACAACAAATTCATTGTATTCAATAGCTTTTAATGAACCCATTAAATATTGAAGGCCTTGCTGAATTGTTTCATCATCCCTTATATCTCCTCTTAAAACGAGTTGCAGTTGTTGTAATAACTCTTGTGCGTGAAGCGGCTGCTTCCCAAGTCTTTGAATCATCTGTACAAGCGCTTTAGAGGAGTGTATTTTCTTCAAAAGTTTCGCAACACGTTCTAGTTTCATATCCTCTGGCTCTAGCTTCTGTCCCGGAAGCCATTTTTGAGCAGAAATTACATCACCATTCGTTACCCTTCTTGTCCAAAGTAATTTTGGAACAATTCCTTCTGCTGACAATACCGCTAAAAAGGGCGATGTATTCCGCTTTAAAAATAACTTCTGTTGTCCGTTTTGCGCAATATATGCATCGCCCGTTACTCCACCAGCCGGTACAAGACTCCACTCTTTTCCTAATAATTGTTCCAACCATTCCATATTCATTACCCGTTAACAAATCCTTATCTTTTATAGTTATGAAAAGAAAAACCGCAACATTTCTACACATGTTGTGGATTCATATATTTTACTGTAAATGAAAAGAAAAATTAGCCTAGGCCAAAAATCCTCTATTTTATTTTACAAAACCTGTCATAGAATGACAACTTATCAAAATCGTCACCTTTGTCAATTCTACATTTATTACATTCTCATCGTCAAGTAGCGATTTGTCACATTATCGTCAATATATACGTGCTAATTGGAGCGAGCCTAAGTTCCTTTCCTCTAAATGAAGAAATTGGATCTATTTTCGCTTCGTTTTCGTTTACTAACACATGCCACGTTTCTTCTTTCGGAAGTTGCACCGTTTTAGCTTCTAAACCGCTATTAAATAAAACGACAATCTCTTTCCACGGTCCAAACGATTTTACATTTTGCAGGTGGTATGCAAGTACTTCTGTAGATGTTTGTAAAAAAGTCATATGTTTTTTTATAAGGTCTGCGTTTTGTAATCGGAATGCCCCATGCTCTTTACGAATCGCAATTAAACCTTTTATATAGTTAACAGTCTCTATCTCTTTCTCTTTTTGATCCCAATCTAATTGATTAATCTCA from Bacillus cereus G9842 includes the following:
- a CDS encoding YtzH-like family protein, translated to MPINQQHQLEVLKDILVNHQSDCCGTVSECEQLERLIQSLLANDNISSDAKTMLNDVYSYSQSGKSSSNLDNHISNNQEQLTQWIAGMDNFS
- a CDS encoding phosphotransferase family protein, giving the protein MNMEWLEQLLGKEWSLVPAGGVTGDAYIAQNGQQKLFLKRNTSPFLAVLSAEGIVPKLLWTRRVTNGDVISAQKWLPGQKLEPEDMKLERVAKLLKKIHSSKALVQMIQRLGKQPLHAQELLQQLQLVLRGDIRDDETIQQGLQYLMGSLKAIEYNEFVVCHCDVNHNNWILSDEDELFLIDWDGAVIADPALDLGMLLYWYIPRQEWSEWLGFYDIEMDESLLRRMRWYVIAQTILSIQWHTTKKQQAEAEYWHQYLQQLLASE
- the trmB gene encoding tRNA (guanosine(46)-N7)-methyltransferase TrmB; the encoded protein is MRLRHKPYAMDRINEYSHIVIGNPEERAGNWKEVFGNEQPIHIEVGTGRGRFMYDMAKANPHINYIGIEKFTSVVVDALDKLIEEEVPNLKLINKDAEDLTVFFAKGEIDRVYLNFSDPWPKKRHTKRRLTYKTFLRNYEEVLVEGGEIHFKTDNQGLFEYSLMSMAEYGMLLTYLSLDLHNSDFEGNIMTEYEEKFSSKGHRIYRVEAKYRTEPMQ
- a CDS encoding PepSY domain-containing protein, with protein sequence MSWKGLVAGLGVGFAAGYLVANKVQEQSHISSEKALKMVKQALSHKGEITGSWVHMVPETFEKYDVAYEVYRGGLTTMLDDIQERFEFLVDAKTGTVLEVIAA
- a CDS encoding YtnP family quorum-quenching lactonase, which produces MEQLQIGDIKVTWLKGGNTHLDGGAMFGVVPKVLWSRKYTHNDTNHIYLRTDPLLLQTKDGNMLIDSGIGNGKLNEKMKRNQGVTEESSVYESLEKQGLKPEDIQYVLMTHLHFDHASGLTKWEDDHLVPAFPNAKVYVSETEWNEMRNPNIRSRNTYWKENWEPIVDQVVTFQQEIEITDEIKMTHTGGHSDGHAVIALESQGETMLHLADLLPTHAHQNVLWVMAYDDYPMTSIENKQKWMKYGAEKEAWFTFYHDAYYRAVKWNEEGHIVEKIERKTSIEA